A single Vigna radiata var. radiata cultivar VC1973A chromosome 8, Vradiata_ver6, whole genome shotgun sequence DNA region contains:
- the LOC106770820 gene encoding nudix hydrolase 26, chloroplastic, with protein sequence MALCRFAYCSPASSAPTFIRFPKYPSKHVKFSLLPFSFATMEAPPEGYRRNVGICLMNAHKKIFAASRLDIPNAWQMPQGGIDEGEDPRNAAIRELREETGVNSAEVIAEVPYWLTYDFPPKVRDKLNIQWGSDWKGQAQKWFLLKFTGQDEEINLLGDGTEKAEFGEWSWISPEQIIDLAVDFKKPVYKEVLAEFAPYFQ encoded by the exons ATGGCTTTGTGCCGATTCGCTTATTGCTCCCCTGCTTCATCTGCTCCCACCTTCATTCGTTTCCCGAAATACCCTTCAAAACACGTTAAATTCTCTTTGCTGCCATTCTCATTCGCAACGATGGAAGCTCCTCCAGAAGGTTATCGCAGGAACGTTGGTATCTGTCTTATGAACGCTCACAAGAAG ATTTTCGCTGCTTCGAGGCTCGACATTCCCAATGCCTGGCAAATGCCGCAG GGTGGTATTGATGAAGGTGAGGATCCAAGAAATGCAGCTATCAGGGAATTAAGAGAAGAGACGGGAGTTAATTCGGCAGAAGTGATCGCAGAG GTACCATATTGGTTAACTTATGATTTCCCACCGAAAGTGAGGGACAAATTAAATATTCAGTGGGGATCTGATTGGAAGGGTCAGGCACAGAAATG GTTTCTTTTAAAGTTCACTGGGCAAGATGAAGAAATCAATCTTCTGGGTGATGGCACCGAGAAAGCTGAATTTGGGGAATGGTCATGGATATCACCTGAACAAATAATTGATCTT GCAGTAGATTTCAAAAAGCCTGTCTACAAGGAAGTCCTAGCAGAGTTTGCTCCATATTTCC